A stretch of Leucobacter aridicollis DNA encodes these proteins:
- a CDS encoding SulP family inorganic anion transporter, which produces MALPAAQPQPGPARPRSGSPTTLQALRSPRLLLREALAGLVVALALIPEAIAFSVIAGVDPKVGLFSSFVMAVSIAFLGGRPAMITAATGAVALVIAPVMRDHGFDYFIATVLLAGALQIVLAALGVAKLMRFIPRSVMVGFVNALALLVFGAQLPELIGVPWAVYPLVAAGILIMVFMPKITKAVPAPLVSVIIVTAAAVVFAINVPTVGDKGDLPDSLPEFFFPNVPMTWETLSIIGPFALGMALVGLMESLLTAKLVDDITDTPSNKTRETWAQGVANLLAGMFGGMGGCAVVGQTMINVKVSGARTRISTFLAGAFLLILILVLGDLVSLIPMAALVAVMIMVSVAAFDWHSIAPSTLRRLPKSETFVMVATVAVVLATHNLAIGVIAGVVVAAVLFVRRVAHVVAVEREPGDESVTYRVTGELFFASSNDLTTMFDYAGDPPRIIIDMSAAHVWDASSVAALDAITTKYARRGATVELVGMNAATRTLHERLSGGLGVE; this is translated from the coding sequence ATGGCTCTGCCCGCCGCCCAGCCCCAGCCCGGTCCCGCAAGACCCCGGAGTGGCTCGCCGACCACCCTGCAGGCGCTGCGCTCCCCCAGGCTCCTCCTGCGCGAGGCGCTCGCCGGCCTTGTCGTCGCGCTCGCGCTGATCCCTGAGGCGATCGCGTTCTCGGTCATCGCGGGCGTCGACCCGAAGGTGGGACTGTTCTCGTCCTTTGTGATGGCCGTCTCGATCGCCTTCCTCGGTGGCAGGCCGGCGATGATCACCGCCGCGACCGGCGCCGTCGCCCTCGTCATCGCGCCGGTCATGCGCGACCATGGCTTCGACTACTTCATCGCCACGGTCCTGCTCGCCGGCGCGCTGCAGATTGTGCTCGCGGCCCTCGGTGTTGCGAAGCTCATGCGGTTCATCCCGCGCAGCGTCATGGTCGGCTTCGTGAACGCGCTCGCCCTGCTCGTGTTCGGCGCCCAGCTGCCCGAGCTCATCGGCGTCCCCTGGGCCGTCTACCCGCTCGTCGCGGCCGGGATCCTCATCATGGTCTTCATGCCGAAGATCACGAAGGCGGTGCCGGCGCCGCTCGTGTCGGTGATCATCGTCACCGCCGCGGCGGTCGTGTTCGCGATCAACGTCCCGACTGTCGGCGACAAGGGCGATCTGCCCGACAGCCTTCCCGAGTTCTTCTTCCCGAATGTTCCCATGACGTGGGAGACGCTCAGCATCATCGGCCCGTTCGCGCTCGGCATGGCGCTCGTCGGGCTCATGGAATCGCTCCTCACCGCGAAGCTCGTCGACGACATCACCGACACCCCCTCCAACAAGACGCGCGAGACGTGGGCGCAGGGCGTCGCGAATCTGCTCGCCGGAATGTTCGGCGGGATGGGCGGTTGCGCGGTCGTCGGGCAGACAATGATCAACGTGAAGGTGTCCGGCGCCCGCACCCGCATCTCAACGTTTCTCGCGGGCGCGTTCCTGCTGATCCTGATCCTCGTGCTCGGCGACCTCGTCTCGCTCATCCCGATGGCGGCGCTCGTCGCCGTGATGATCATGGTGTCGGTCGCTGCGTTCGATTGGCACTCGATTGCCCCGAGCACGCTCCGCCGGCTCCCAAAGAGCGAGACCTTCGTGATGGTGGCGACCGTTGCCGTGGTGCTTGCGACGCACAACCTCGCGATCGGCGTGATCGCCGGGGTCGTCGTCGCGGCGGTGCTGTTCGTTCGTCGCGTCGCGCACGTCGTCGCCGTCGAGCGTGAACCCGGCGACGAGTCCGTCACGTACCGCGTGACGGGCGAGCTGTTCTTCGCGTCCAGCAATGACCTCACGACCATGTTCGACTACGCGGGCGACCCGCCGCGCATCATCATCGATATGAGCGCGGCCCACGTCTGGGACGCTTCCTCGGTCGCCGCGCTCGACGCAATCACGACGAAGTACGCGCGGCGCGGCGCGACGGTCGAGCTTGTCGGCATGAACGCGGCGACGCGCACGCTGCACGAGCGCCTGTCCGGCGGCCTCGGGGTCGAATAA
- a CDS encoding GNAT family N-acetyltransferase: MSADSTPQPAFRSLAWPLQTERLSLRPAELADAEALWVHRQLPEVGKWLGWHPVDHADWMATYPDKYLDTLVVELDGRIVGDIMLSTGDGWGQREVRDQAAGVQAELGWTFSPEVAGRGLATEAVRAVIALCFTDLGLRRVEAGAFADNTPSWRLMERVGMRRESYSVRDSLHRDLGWIDGVLYALLADEWAALHQAP; this comes from the coding sequence GTGTCAGCCGATTCAACACCCCAGCCCGCATTCCGTTCGCTCGCCTGGCCGCTGCAGACGGAGCGGCTCTCGCTTCGCCCCGCCGAGCTCGCGGACGCCGAGGCCCTGTGGGTGCACCGGCAGCTTCCCGAGGTCGGCAAGTGGCTCGGGTGGCATCCCGTCGACCACGCCGATTGGATGGCGACGTACCCGGACAAGTACCTCGACACCCTCGTCGTCGAGCTCGACGGCCGCATCGTCGGCGACATCATGCTGTCCACGGGCGACGGCTGGGGTCAGCGCGAGGTGCGCGACCAGGCGGCGGGTGTGCAAGCCGAGCTCGGGTGGACGTTCTCGCCCGAGGTCGCCGGCCGCGGCCTCGCGACCGAGGCCGTCCGCGCCGTGATCGCGCTGTGCTTCACCGATCTCGGTCTCCGCAGGGTCGAGGCCGGCGCGTTCGCCGACAACACGCCGTCGTGGCGTCTCATGGAGCGCGTCGGAATGCGGCGCGAGTCGTACTCGGTCCGCGACTCCCTCCACCGGGATCTCGGGTGGATTGACGGCGTTCTGTACGCCCTCCTCGCCGATGAGTGGGCCGCGCTGCACCAGGCGCCCTAG
- a CDS encoding fatty acid desaturase family protein: MTTTVAPTLDGLGPLRYTRARAEDFPPVAKAYTTLSQIARESGLFARAPWFYGLVGVAIAVGLAATTAGSILLGDSWFQLLMAAAYALLFTQIAFLTHEAAHRQILSSGPANDRLARILAASIGMSYAWWDSKHTRHHANPNRVGKDPDIEIDTISFIEEDAVKARGFLRFLTQRQGWLFFPLLTLEGLNLHRHSIAYLLQRGPVKGRWIELPIIVARFVIILVPVFMFLPLGMAFAFIGVQLAVFGVYMGASFAPNHKGMPVIAHDAKLDFFSKQVRTSRNIRGGWWATSLMGGLNYQVEHHLFPSMARPNLSKVRLLVREHCEKLGVPYTETSLLRSYAIVIEYLNRVGLAARDPFECPITATYRKA; encoded by the coding sequence ATGACAACGACCGTTGCCCCTACCCTCGACGGCCTCGGCCCGCTCCGCTACACGCGCGCACGAGCCGAGGACTTCCCGCCGGTCGCGAAGGCGTACACGACGCTCTCGCAGATCGCGCGCGAGTCGGGGCTGTTCGCCCGCGCCCCCTGGTTCTACGGGCTCGTCGGTGTCGCCATCGCGGTCGGTCTCGCGGCGACGACCGCGGGGTCGATCCTGCTCGGGGACTCCTGGTTTCAGCTGCTCATGGCGGCGGCCTACGCCCTGCTCTTCACCCAGATCGCATTCCTCACGCACGAGGCCGCGCACCGACAGATCCTGTCGAGTGGGCCCGCGAACGATCGACTCGCTCGCATCCTCGCGGCGAGCATCGGCATGAGCTACGCGTGGTGGGATTCAAAGCACACGCGGCACCACGCAAACCCGAATCGGGTCGGCAAGGACCCGGATATTGAGATCGACACGATTTCCTTTATCGAGGAGGACGCAGTGAAGGCGCGCGGTTTCCTCCGGTTTCTCACGCAGCGGCAGGGGTGGCTGTTCTTCCCGCTGCTCACGCTTGAGGGCCTGAACCTGCACCGCCACTCGATCGCCTACCTGCTGCAGCGCGGCCCGGTGAAGGGTCGGTGGATCGAGCTGCCCATCATCGTTGCCCGTTTTGTCATCATCCTCGTGCCGGTATTCATGTTCCTGCCGCTGGGCATGGCATTCGCGTTCATCGGCGTTCAGCTCGCCGTGTTCGGCGTCTACATGGGGGCGTCGTTCGCACCGAACCACAAGGGGATGCCTGTCATCGCGCACGATGCGAAGCTTGATTTCTTCTCGAAGCAGGTGCGCACGTCGCGCAACATTCGCGGCGGCTGGTGGGCGACCTCGCTCATGGGCGGCCTGAACTACCAGGTGGAGCACCACCTGTTCCCGAGCATGGCGCGGCCGAACCTGTCGAAGGTGCGCCTGCTCGTGCGCGAGCACTGCGAGAAGCTCGGCGTCCCTTACACCGAGACCTCGCTGCTGCGGTCGTACGCGATCGTGATCGAGTACCTGAACCGCGTGGGGCTCGCCGCGCGCGACCCGTTCGAGTGCCCGATCACGGCAACCTACCGGAAAGCCTGA
- a CDS encoding LuxR family transcriptional regulator yields MGSQELGKTSLLGDLEASLAALGFDVLRIGADPALAPIKYGALRESWISSDRFHQNSSPVELTAILTSELARSSNSVLLIDDAEWLDVASAQALAPLMNRGIVSGVLASAPFRQLTTEQRATSRLIRADARVELQALSFEQVGVLSESILGAYVSPEIISEIFSMSSGITGIAADIIRAAQAANLIEPGADRWVSSQSRLWSVHLEETVERAFAHLSDDAFRLLHALSLAGSMPADRVHAYDPESTILLTHRGLVTMFRDPQGESRISPRPALITDFFRQRRVDVLHLSAVGLLDELSRIPAPPPLSAAATLTESLAARTAAQETHNAGLARYIREEAEQRLALAAQDWRRLPNPPHAIAYIDALLQAGGYQGTASEVIEHTPASSENAVEMLQLALHEQLLGAAGRRSSSRHTAALRAHHADFSPALDAYEMYVRFSSDGLTPEVRQWLDSPASDPVGFSQTVADYIHASTGRVHPLSDAPDSPARIPVQRLIADQTHLITVVRHSALDDSLERLLADPISLLPGDDPVPFLVDSYVRSQILLGLGRLSEARSTLSQALSVGNLDLRFAVLYAAMLRWSAFLHYRDGRTDIATSLLKESRGYPDLRGPMPGMRPEFGDALEVLFESGPRQASERFLVEAQACHDRSFVDASWAMARFAFQLNPTDAALDVLDTLGELQSYAWSTRLSTFARAALRQDPQIFNYISRLTTLSEISTAADFLEDIERVHRDRGTKIDPRYVEAVTEARQAFHMFQEPVAVRPRPEHVSAVESLTPRELEIAPLTATLSNREIADRLTLSIRTVENHIARSMKKLGLSSRKELSTALSSAAIAASGVGSD; encoded by the coding sequence GTGGGCAGCCAGGAGCTCGGCAAGACCTCGCTCCTTGGCGACCTGGAGGCGTCGCTCGCCGCGCTCGGCTTCGACGTCCTGCGCATCGGCGCGGACCCCGCCCTGGCCCCGATCAAGTACGGGGCGCTGCGCGAGTCGTGGATCTCGTCCGATCGGTTTCATCAGAACAGCTCACCGGTCGAGCTCACTGCGATCCTCACCTCGGAACTCGCCCGATCTAGCAACTCGGTGCTCCTCATTGACGATGCCGAATGGCTCGATGTCGCCTCGGCGCAGGCGCTCGCACCGCTGATGAACCGCGGCATCGTCTCGGGCGTGCTCGCCTCCGCCCCGTTCCGGCAGCTGACCACCGAGCAGCGCGCGACGTCTCGCCTCATCCGGGCGGATGCCCGCGTCGAACTGCAAGCACTGAGTTTCGAACAGGTCGGGGTGCTCTCCGAGAGCATTCTCGGCGCCTACGTCAGCCCCGAGATCATCTCCGAGATCTTCTCGATGTCGTCAGGCATCACGGGCATCGCCGCGGACATTATTCGTGCCGCGCAGGCCGCAAACCTCATCGAGCCCGGTGCCGACCGGTGGGTGTCGTCACAGAGCCGGCTCTGGAGCGTTCACCTGGAGGAGACCGTCGAGCGTGCGTTCGCCCACCTCTCCGACGACGCGTTCAGGCTCTTGCACGCGCTCTCTCTCGCCGGCAGCATGCCCGCCGACCGCGTCCACGCGTACGACCCGGAATCGACGATCCTACTGACGCACCGCGGACTCGTCACAATGTTCCGAGATCCGCAAGGAGAGTCCAGGATCTCGCCTCGCCCCGCCCTCATCACCGACTTCTTCAGGCAGCGCCGAGTCGACGTGCTGCACCTCTCCGCCGTCGGGCTACTCGACGAGCTCTCGCGCATACCGGCGCCGCCACCGCTGTCGGCGGCGGCAACGCTCACCGAGTCACTCGCAGCGCGCACCGCGGCACAAGAGACCCACAACGCGGGGCTCGCCCGCTATATCCGGGAGGAGGCCGAGCAGCGACTCGCGCTCGCCGCCCAGGACTGGCGGCGACTCCCGAACCCGCCACACGCGATCGCGTACATCGACGCCCTGCTGCAAGCCGGCGGATACCAGGGCACGGCCTCCGAGGTCATCGAACACACGCCCGCGTCGTCGGAAAACGCCGTGGAGATGCTTCAGCTCGCCCTGCACGAGCAGCTCCTCGGCGCGGCAGGACGTCGTTCCAGTTCCCGACACACGGCGGCGCTCCGCGCGCACCACGCAGATTTCTCCCCCGCCCTCGACGCCTACGAGATGTACGTCAGGTTCTCGTCCGATGGCCTTACCCCTGAGGTTCGGCAGTGGCTCGACTCCCCCGCCTCAGATCCGGTCGGCTTCAGCCAGACCGTGGCCGACTACATTCACGCGTCGACTGGCCGGGTGCACCCGCTCTCGGACGCGCCAGATTCGCCTGCACGAATCCCGGTGCAGCGGTTGATCGCAGACCAGACTCACCTCATCACTGTTGTTCGGCACAGCGCGCTCGACGACTCGCTCGAGCGGCTGCTCGCCGACCCGATCAGCTTGCTGCCGGGCGACGATCCAGTCCCGTTCCTCGTCGACTCGTACGTGCGGTCACAGATCCTGCTCGGCCTCGGGCGGTTGTCCGAGGCCCGCTCGACACTCAGCCAGGCGCTGTCAGTCGGCAACCTCGATCTCCGATTCGCGGTGCTCTACGCGGCGATGCTGCGCTGGTCGGCGTTTCTCCACTACCGCGACGGCCGCACCGACATCGCAACCTCGCTGCTCAAGGAAAGCCGAGGGTACCCTGACCTGCGCGGCCCGATGCCAGGCATGCGCCCAGAGTTCGGCGACGCGCTCGAGGTGCTCTTCGAGAGCGGTCCGCGACAGGCGAGCGAGCGGTTCCTCGTCGAGGCGCAGGCCTGCCACGATCGGTCGTTCGTCGACGCGAGCTGGGCGATGGCGCGGTTCGCCTTTCAGCTGAACCCCACCGACGCAGCGCTCGACGTGCTCGACACCCTTGGAGAGCTCCAGAGCTATGCGTGGTCGACCCGCCTGTCGACGTTCGCGCGGGCAGCGCTCCGGCAAGACCCGCAGATCTTCAACTACATCTCGCGGCTCACAACGCTGTCAGAGATCTCGACGGCCGCCGACTTTCTCGAGGACATCGAGCGGGTGCACCGCGACCGCGGAACGAAGATCGATCCGCGCTACGTCGAGGCCGTGACCGAGGCGCGCCAGGCGTTTCACATGTTCCAGGAGCCGGTGGCGGTCAGGCCGCGGCCCGAGCACGTCTCGGCGGTTGAGTCGCTCACCCCGCGCGAGCTCGAGATCGCGCCGCTCACCGCTACCCTGAGTAATCGGGAAATCGCCGACCGGCTGACGCTCAGCATCCGCACCGTCGAGAATCACATCGCGCGATCCATGAAGAAGCTCGGCCTCTCGTCCCGTAAAGAGTTGAGCACGGCGCTCTCCTCCGCCGCGATCGCAGCCTCGGGCGTGGGTAGTGACTAG
- the trxA gene encoding thioredoxin, translating into MSTVEITKDNLEQTIGTDGIVLLDFWAAWCGPCRSFAPVFETASEANSDIVFGKIDTEAEQELAGMFGITSIPTIMAFRDGINVFAQAGALPARTLDQLIDAVRGLDMDDVRAQLAKQTEGEPTVAPEADAN; encoded by the coding sequence ATGAGTACAGTCGAAATCACCAAAGACAACCTCGAGCAGACCATCGGCACGGACGGGATCGTGCTGCTCGATTTCTGGGCTGCCTGGTGCGGGCCGTGCCGCTCGTTCGCCCCCGTCTTCGAGACCGCCTCCGAGGCGAACTCGGACATCGTGTTCGGCAAGATCGACACCGAAGCCGAGCAGGAGCTCGCGGGCATGTTCGGCATCACCTCGATTCCGACGATTATGGCGTTCCGCGACGGCATCAACGTGTTCGCGCAGGCCGGCGCGTTGCCCGCTCGGACGCTCGACCAGCTCATCGACGCCGTCCGCGGCCTCGACATGGACGACGTGCGGGCCCAGCTCGCGAAGCAGACCGAGGGTGAGCCCACCGTCGCCCCGGAGGCCGACGCGAACTAA
- a CDS encoding phytoene desaturase family protein: MRSSLGAAVVGSGPNGLAAAVTLARAGIPVTVFEAMETLGGGARTLSHVAPGVVHDVCSAIHPMALATGFFREFELTRRVDFVTPEASYAHPLDGAAGADAAIAYRDIERTASELGRDGAAYARLYRPLLDRLEGVLDVALGGPVLRWPRDLFGAAAFGARTLEQGTPLWGLRFSEQVAPALIAGVAAHSIGRMPALTHAGVAFVLGALGHASGWPVPVGGSQAITDALAADLLAHGGRIELGRPITHLDELSAFDVTLCDTSARGLVEIAGDALPAGYRKRLTRFRYGNAAAKLDLVLDGPIPWRDPRVAQAPTVHLGGTRDEIAAAEAEIARGRHADRPYVLLAQPSAFDAGRNPAGVHAVTSYTHVPSGSTADVTETILAQLERFAPGVRDRVTAMRVTTAAELGRENRNYVGGDFSAGQVSMRQLLARPVLGNEPWRTPARGVYLCSSSTAPGPGVHGLAGWYAAKSALRHEYGLDAPSLAPSLALGGESS; encoded by the coding sequence ATGCGATCCTCACTCGGAGCAGCCGTCGTTGGCTCGGGGCCGAACGGCCTCGCCGCCGCGGTGACGCTCGCGCGCGCCGGGATCCCCGTCACCGTCTTCGAAGCCATGGAGACCCTCGGGGGCGGCGCGCGAACCCTCTCGCACGTGGCGCCCGGTGTTGTGCACGACGTGTGTTCGGCGATCCACCCGATGGCGCTGGCGACGGGGTTCTTCCGCGAGTTTGAGCTGACGCGGCGCGTCGATTTCGTGACGCCCGAGGCCTCGTACGCGCACCCCCTTGACGGCGCCGCGGGGGCGGACGCCGCGATCGCCTACCGGGATATCGAGCGCACGGCGAGTGAGCTCGGGCGTGACGGCGCAGCGTACGCGCGGCTCTACAGGCCGCTGCTCGACCGGCTCGAAGGCGTGCTCGACGTCGCGCTCGGCGGGCCGGTGCTGCGGTGGCCGCGGGACCTATTCGGCGCCGCAGCATTCGGCGCGCGAACCCTGGAGCAGGGAACCCCACTGTGGGGGCTTCGGTTCAGCGAGCAGGTTGCTCCCGCGTTGATCGCAGGCGTCGCGGCGCACAGCATCGGTCGCATGCCGGCGCTCACGCACGCGGGGGTCGCGTTCGTGCTCGGCGCGCTCGGTCACGCGTCGGGCTGGCCGGTGCCCGTCGGGGGCTCGCAAGCCATCACGGACGCGCTCGCCGCAGACCTCCTTGCGCACGGCGGGCGCATCGAGCTCGGACGGCCGATCACGCACCTCGACGAGCTTTCGGCCTTCGACGTCACACTGTGTGACACGTCCGCGCGCGGGCTCGTCGAGATCGCCGGAGACGCGTTGCCGGCCGGGTACCGGAAGCGGCTGACGCGGTTCCGATACGGCAACGCCGCCGCGAAGCTTGATCTCGTGCTTGATGGCCCGATTCCGTGGCGCGACCCGCGCGTCGCGCAGGCGCCGACGGTGCACCTCGGGGGCACGCGGGATGAGATTGCCGCCGCCGAGGCGGAGATCGCACGGGGCCGCCACGCGGACCGGCCGTACGTGTTGCTCGCGCAGCCGAGCGCGTTTGATGCCGGACGAAACCCTGCTGGGGTGCATGCGGTGACGAGCTACACCCACGTGCCGAGCGGTTCGACCGCAGACGTGACGGAGACCATACTCGCCCAGCTCGAGCGGTTCGCCCCCGGTGTGCGTGACCGCGTGACGGCGATGCGGGTGACGACCGCCGCAGAACTCGGGCGCGAGAACCGCAACTATGTGGGCGGCGACTTCAGCGCGGGGCAGGTGTCGATGCGGCAGCTGCTTGCGCGCCCGGTGCTCGGGAACGAGCCCTGGCGCACGCCGGCGCGCGGCGTCTACCTGTGCTCGTCATCGACCGCGCCGGGGCCCGGCGTGCATGGGCTGGCCGGCTGGTACGCGGCGAAGTCTGCGCTGAGGCACGAGTACGGGCTCGACGCGCCATCGCTGGCGCCATCGCTGGCGCTCGGCGGCGAGTCGTCCTGA
- a CDS encoding metal ABC transporter permease: MDIVLEPLSYDFMVRALATTLIAAVVCAVLSCWLVLIGWSLMGDAVSHAVLPGVVLAYIVGAPFALGAVLFGFLAVALIGAVRDTSRVKEDAAIGIVFTTLFALGLVLISVTPSQTDLNHIIFGNLLGVSEGDLLQIVVLGAVTLVVLVAKRRDFTLFAFDPTHAHAIGLNPRLLGAALLGLLALTSVVALQAVGVVLVVAMLIIPGATAYLLTDRFSRMLVIAPAISAACAIAGLYCSYYLDTASGGMVVLAQGTVFAFVYLFSPRHGLIGTRLLARRRRRQKG; the protein is encoded by the coding sequence ATCGATATCGTCCTCGAGCCCCTGAGCTACGACTTCATGGTGCGCGCGCTCGCGACGACGCTCATCGCGGCGGTGGTGTGCGCGGTGCTGTCGTGCTGGCTGGTGCTCATCGGGTGGTCGCTGATGGGCGACGCCGTCTCGCACGCCGTGCTCCCCGGCGTCGTGCTCGCCTACATCGTCGGCGCGCCCTTTGCGCTCGGGGCGGTGCTGTTCGGCTTCCTCGCGGTCGCGCTCATCGGCGCGGTCAGAGACACGAGCCGGGTGAAGGAAGACGCGGCGATCGGGATCGTGTTCACCACGCTCTTCGCCCTCGGCCTCGTGCTCATCTCAGTGACGCCCTCGCAGACCGACCTCAACCACATCATCTTCGGCAACCTGCTCGGCGTTTCCGAGGGTGACCTGCTCCAGATCGTCGTGCTCGGCGCCGTCACGCTCGTGGTGCTTGTCGCAAAGCGGCGCGACTTCACCCTGTTCGCGTTCGACCCGACCCACGCGCACGCGATCGGGCTGAACCCGCGCCTGCTCGGGGCCGCGCTGCTCGGGCTCCTCGCGCTCACCTCGGTCGTGGCGCTGCAGGCGGTCGGCGTGGTGCTCGTCGTCGCGATGCTCATCATTCCGGGCGCCACGGCCTACCTGCTCACCGACCGGTTCTCGCGGATGCTCGTGATCGCGCCGGCGATCTCTGCCGCCTGCGCGATCGCCGGGCTGTACTGCAGCTACTACCTTGACACGGCCTCTGGCGGCATGGTCGTGCTCGCGCAGGGCACCGTCTTCGCGTTCGTCTACCTGTTCAGCCCGCGGCACGGACTCATCGGCACGCGGCTGCTCGCCCGACGGCGACGGCGGCAGAAGGGTTAG